Proteins from one Amycolatopsis endophytica genomic window:
- a CDS encoding acyltransferase family protein translates to MTSTPPPTRFRPEIEGLRALACVLVVVYHVWLGRISGGVDVFFFLTGFLITGQLFRAGLRGRIEFRTFWARMITRLFPATLTVLLVVVVAGALVLPQARWFGTVREVFAAALYLENWQLAANATDYFAQHSDASLVQHFWSLSIQGQFYLVWPLLVAAVAVAARKRLRLALAGTLAVLAAGSLAYSVWLTAENQPLAYFTALTRIWEFALGGLLALTIDTLTLPRVLRVVFGWVGVAGLVACGLVLQVGTVFPGYVALWPVVSAALVLLGGTTGSPVAADRLLTTRPLAYVGKLSFSLYLWHWPVLVLYLVYRGRTEVGLLGGAVVIAVAVALSIATYHLIENPVRRSRIAVRTRWSAYRFAVLAMIPVLVAAGTWQVAGLARSTATVAGGRDHPGALARTPGFVYQGAADVAPVPSPVALPDDWAWIDNCAESPRGAELQVCTTTPDGPPEKTLVIVGDSHPTQFIAALEPVAHRRDWQLVIMSRGSCPFSTESEIDPDDQACRDWNAAAADEILDLRPDAVFTAATRDVRVGLTERTPPGYVEQWRKIDSAGIPVLAVRDNPRYDYAPSECAELRGADAPECNPSRADFYPDEPPYDFLDDVPPNVSFLDFSDYYCDEAVCPPVIGNVLVYLDDNHVGATYLSTMDTIVEQAIDAALGLPDPEPPAPA, encoded by the coding sequence ATGACCTCCACGCCACCGCCTACCCGGTTCCGCCCGGAGATCGAAGGTCTGCGGGCCCTCGCCTGCGTCCTGGTCGTCGTCTACCACGTGTGGCTGGGCCGCATCTCCGGTGGCGTCGACGTGTTCTTCTTCCTCACCGGCTTCCTCATCACCGGCCAGCTCTTCCGCGCCGGCCTGCGCGGGCGCATCGAGTTCCGGACGTTCTGGGCGCGGATGATCACCCGCCTGTTCCCGGCGACCCTCACGGTGCTGCTGGTGGTGGTCGTGGCTGGCGCGCTGGTGCTGCCGCAGGCCCGCTGGTTCGGCACCGTCCGCGAGGTCTTCGCCGCGGCGCTGTACCTGGAGAACTGGCAGCTGGCCGCCAACGCGACCGACTACTTCGCCCAGCACAGCGACGCCAGCCTGGTACAGCACTTCTGGTCGCTGTCCATCCAGGGCCAGTTCTACCTCGTGTGGCCGCTGCTGGTCGCGGCGGTCGCGGTCGCCGCGCGCAAGCGGCTGCGCCTCGCCCTGGCCGGCACACTGGCGGTGCTGGCCGCGGGCTCACTGGCCTACTCGGTGTGGCTCACCGCGGAGAACCAGCCGCTGGCCTACTTCACCGCGCTCACCCGCATCTGGGAGTTCGCGCTCGGCGGCCTGCTCGCCCTCACGATCGACACGCTCACCCTGCCGCGCGTGCTGCGCGTCGTGTTCGGCTGGGTCGGGGTGGCCGGGCTCGTCGCGTGCGGGCTCGTCCTGCAGGTCGGCACGGTGTTCCCCGGCTACGTCGCGCTGTGGCCGGTCGTCTCGGCCGCGCTGGTGCTGCTGGGGGGCACCACCGGCAGCCCGGTCGCGGCCGACCGGCTGCTGACCACGCGGCCGCTGGCCTACGTCGGCAAGCTCAGCTTCTCGCTCTACCTGTGGCACTGGCCGGTGCTGGTGCTCTACCTCGTGTACCGGGGGCGCACCGAGGTCGGTCTGCTCGGCGGTGCGGTGGTCATCGCCGTCGCCGTGGCGCTGTCGATCGCGACCTACCACCTGATCGAGAACCCCGTGCGCCGGTCGCGCATCGCGGTGCGCACCCGCTGGAGCGCCTACCGGTTCGCCGTGCTCGCCATGATCCCGGTGCTCGTCGCCGCGGGAACGTGGCAGGTGGCCGGTCTCGCGCGCTCCACCGCCACCGTCGCGGGCGGCAGGGACCACCCCGGCGCGCTGGCCCGCACACCGGGGTTCGTCTACCAGGGCGCGGCCGACGTCGCCCCGGTGCCGTCGCCGGTCGCGCTGCCCGACGACTGGGCCTGGATCGACAACTGCGCCGAGTCGCCGCGCGGGGCCGAACTGCAGGTGTGCACCACGACGCCGGACGGCCCGCCGGAGAAGACCCTCGTCATCGTCGGCGACTCGCATCCGACGCAGTTCATCGCGGCGCTGGAACCGGTGGCCCACCGCCGCGACTGGCAGCTGGTGATCATGTCGCGCGGCAGCTGCCCGTTCTCCACCGAATCCGAGATCGACCCGGACGACCAGGCCTGCCGCGACTGGAACGCCGCCGCCGCCGACGAGATCCTCGACCTGCGCCCGGACGCCGTGTTCACCGCGGCCACCCGCGACGTCCGCGTGGGGCTGACCGAGCGCACTCCGCCCGGGTACGTGGAGCAGTGGCGGAAGATCGACTCGGCGGGCATTCCGGTGCTCGCGGTGCGGGACAACCCCCGCTACGACTACGCCCCGTCGGAATGCGCGGAGCTGCGCGGCGCGGACGCGCCGGAGTGCAACCCCTCGCGCGCGGACTTCTACCCCGACGAGCCGCCGTACGATTTCCTCGACGACGTCCCGCCGAACGTGTCGTTCCTGGATTTCAGCGACTACTACTGCGACGAAGCCGTCTGCCCGCCGGTGATCGGGAACGTGCTGGTCTACCTCGACGACAACCACGTCGGCGCGACCTATCTGAGCACCATGGACACGATCGTCGAGCAGGCGATCGACGCCGCGCTCGGCCTGCCCGATCCGGAGCCACCCGCTCCCGCCTGA